In one window of Petrotoga mexicana DSM 14811 DNA:
- the aroB gene encoding bifunctional shikimate kinase AroK/3-dehydroquinate synthase AroB produces MKIFLVGMMGSGKTTLAKKIAKVLSIPHIDIDEEIEKNENLKIKDIFERYGEEYFRKLENDILEKLAENTQSIVVSTGGGIILNAKNRTILKKENAIYLSVAPEKLKDRVSLENRPLLANNKENIIKIYQDRKELYEQFKTVDITNLTEWESVAKILYQYDIKNNAEIDSSFQKVSINAGSLKSLPPDSIVFTSEKVNELYGEYLPQKKLVLPNGEKTKDISFVIRAYEYLLENNVSRDNLLLGIGGGTITDFTGFVGSTYKRGMNFSFYPTTLLSQIDAAIGGKNGIDFKKYKNVVGTINLPKEVVIDPLSILSLDDETFIEGLIEGYKMALISGNDFYKYFKENLQEILNRNLYKLSFFIKRSVEEKLRIVEQDFKDTGLRSCLNLGHTLGHAFEATTGIAHGLSVGWGLIKEIEFFYKKKYLKEKDYLEIKDTLETLVPEKVKNIQIGEKDIYYYLSNDKKIGANQKIKLPILKSPGNVIIEEIKIKEGEIF; encoded by the coding sequence ATGAAAATTTTCTTAGTAGGAATGATGGGATCTGGAAAAACGACCCTTGCAAAAAAGATTGCAAAAGTGCTTTCCATACCCCATATCGACATAGATGAAGAAATCGAAAAAAACGAAAATCTTAAAATAAAAGACATCTTTGAAAGATACGGTGAAGAATACTTCAGGAAATTGGAAAACGACATTCTCGAAAAATTAGCAGAAAACACTCAATCCATAGTTGTATCAACTGGGGGAGGAATAATCTTAAACGCTAAAAATAGAACCATATTGAAAAAAGAAAATGCCATATACCTGAGTGTCGCTCCTGAAAAGCTTAAAGATCGTGTAAGTTTAGAAAATAGGCCCCTTCTAGCAAACAACAAAGAAAATATTATAAAGATATACCAAGATCGAAAAGAATTATACGAACAATTCAAAACGGTCGATATCACAAATTTGACCGAATGGGAATCGGTTGCTAAAATCCTCTACCAATACGATATCAAAAACAACGCTGAAATAGATTCATCTTTTCAAAAAGTATCAATAAATGCGGGAAGCCTAAAGTCTCTCCCCCCAGATTCTATAGTTTTTACCAGCGAAAAGGTCAATGAACTATACGGAGAGTACCTGCCACAGAAAAAACTTGTCTTACCGAACGGGGAAAAAACAAAAGACATCTCTTTTGTAATAAGGGCTTACGAATATCTACTTGAAAACAATGTCTCTAGAGATAACTTACTTCTTGGGATTGGCGGAGGAACTATAACCGATTTTACAGGTTTTGTTGGTTCCACTTACAAAAGAGGAATGAACTTTTCATTTTACCCTACGACACTTCTTTCTCAGATCGATGCTGCAATAGGCGGAAAAAATGGAATAGATTTCAAAAAATACAAAAATGTCGTGGGAACAATAAACTTACCCAAAGAAGTGGTTATAGATCCGCTTTCCATATTATCTTTAGATGACGAAACATTCATAGAAGGTTTAATCGAAGGTTATAAAATGGCATTGATCTCAGGGAATGATTTTTATAAGTACTTTAAAGAGAATTTGCAAGAAATACTCAACAGGAATCTATATAAATTATCTTTCTTTATTAAAAGATCCGTAGAGGAAAAACTTCGTATAGTGGAACAAGATTTCAAAGATACGGGGTTGAGAAGTTGTTTAAATCTTGGACACACTTTAGGTCACGCCTTTGAAGCTACTACGGGAATCGCACATGGCTTATCCGTAGGATGGGGTTTGATCAAAGAAATAGAATTTTTTTACAAGAAAAAATATTTGAAAGAAAAAGATTATCTAGAAATTAAAGACACATTAGAAACACTTGTTCCTGAAAAAGTTAAAAACATTCAAATAGGAGAAAAAGACATATATTATTATTTATCAAATGACAAAAAAATAGGTGCAAATCAAAAAATAAAGCTGCCAATTTTAAAGTCACCGGGAAATGTCATAATAGAAGA